A window of the Chloroflexus sp. Y-396-1 genome harbors these coding sequences:
- a CDS encoding M20/M25/M40 family metallo-hydrolase produces the protein MKTVVQQWYAHPAVRAALADLADYRPTLATAIEIQQVPAPTFAERPRSVLVSQRMQALGLHDVEIDELGNVYGRRPGIVERPALLISAHLDTVFPADTDLSIRYEGERVYGPGIGDNSVGVAGLLRLAEIYQRCDLPMQGDIWFVANVGEEGLGDLRGMRAVVERLRTRIGGVIVIEGCDFGSLHHQAIGVRRFRIEARGPGGHSWGNFGTPSAIHVLVRLAARLTELQVPVSPRTTFNIGMISGGTSVNTIAHYASMLLDLRSVSSAVLSDLVSEVYRLVEEATLDQPEVHLQIIKVGDRPSGAIPREHPLVQAAVAAYQMVGAQISFQQSSTDANIPLSLGIPAICVGLTDGGNAHRTDEYILPTNLGRGMQALLLLSLAANTLDMP, from the coding sequence ATGAAAACCGTCGTTCAGCAATGGTATGCTCACCCCGCTGTGCGGGCTGCTCTGGCCGACCTTGCCGACTATCGACCAACCCTGGCTACGGCTATTGAAATTCAACAAGTACCGGCACCGACCTTTGCTGAACGGCCACGATCAGTATTAGTCAGTCAGCGAATGCAAGCGCTCGGTCTGCACGACGTCGAGATCGACGAATTAGGGAATGTCTACGGTCGGCGTCCTGGTATTGTTGAACGTCCGGCGCTATTGATTTCAGCCCACCTCGATACGGTTTTTCCGGCTGATACGGACCTTTCAATTCGTTATGAGGGCGAGCGCGTGTACGGCCCAGGTATTGGCGACAATAGTGTTGGTGTTGCTGGTCTTTTGCGTCTGGCTGAAATATATCAACGGTGTGATCTGCCGATGCAGGGCGACATTTGGTTCGTTGCTAACGTGGGTGAAGAGGGTTTAGGCGATCTACGCGGGATGCGGGCAGTTGTTGAGCGTTTACGGACACGTATCGGCGGTGTTATCGTTATTGAAGGGTGTGATTTTGGTTCCCTCCACCATCAAGCAATCGGTGTGCGTCGATTCCGGATCGAAGCGAGAGGCCCTGGTGGTCACTCGTGGGGGAACTTTGGTACACCGAGCGCCATTCATGTTCTGGTACGCCTGGCTGCTCGTTTGACCGAACTTCAAGTCCCGGTGTCACCCCGCACAACCTTCAATATTGGTATGATTAGTGGTGGTACATCGGTGAACACCATTGCCCACTATGCCAGCATGCTCCTTGACTTGCGATCAGTTTCATCAGCGGTGTTGAGCGATCTGGTAAGCGAAGTGTACCGACTGGTCGAAGAAGCGACTCTTGATCAACCAGAAGTACATTTGCAGATTATCAAGGTAGGAGATCGTCCGTCAGGAGCTATTCCACGTGAGCATCCACTCGTGCAGGCGGCTGTTGCGGCCTATCAGATGGTTGGTGCGCAGATTTCTTTTCAGCAAAGCAGTACTGATGCCAATATTCCACTGAGTTTGGGTATTCCGGCGATATGTGTTGGCCTGACCGACGGTGGCAATGCGCATCGTACTGATGAGTATATCTTGCCCACAAACCTCGGTCGCGGGATGCAGGCACTACTCTTACTCTCGCTGGCTGCCAATACCCTTGATATGCCGTGA